gctgattttcaattatttataattttttttaaaataatgaaaaatccaaattgttaaaatagaattattaagGTTGCgcaataaagataaaaaaaaacttatatgaaaaaaaacttatatgaaaggtgatttgatattttagttcaacgttattttatatccttaaaagataatatataaaaatttgaaattatttccatctattatgaaaattatatagatCAAATGTCAATTTTTGCTGGCCCACCAAACAATTCTCCCATAGTTTTATCCGTGAAACCGGCCCTCCATTTTCTGAAAGAGACGCAGCTAAGTGGAGAAGAAAATGACCCCACTCCTAGGGAAGAAGATACCTTACACTCCGTCCATTGAAAAGGAAgctatatattataaaatatggattTTGTGCCAGGTATCGTAACGTGAGGATGCCGTGGTACCAGGGCGCACTTAGTCTGTCCTCCCTCATATGTTTCTGCCCCAAATGAGATCGCCTCCACTACTTGGCTCCCCTCTTCCCCTCATCtacctattattattaattaccATTATGGCCAAGTTGTGCTGGTGATGCTGCCAAATCTTCCTCTATTCCCCAAACTACTCCCAGcctaagcttttttttttttattattggagAGACCAAACCACCCTTACTCATCACTCCTAATTACACCTTATACCCTCCACAACTGAACTACTCCTAAAAACAATATCGAATAATTCAATAACGGAAGAAAATTTAGGTATGGTATGATGCAATGGTCATGCATGGATGAGAATAGATTTGATTGCATGGCTGATAATATTCTTGTGTAAAATTAatatatcttaaatttaaaaaatataaaaataaatctatatattGTTGacacttaaattttatttagaagttactattattttttatttttaaaagtgaaaaaattagTAACATtaaattgttttcttaaatCGCATGTAATTTTATTCTTGTTTACCTTTAAATGTTGAATTCAAATGACCTGTTGCACCACAGGAGGGTGATATTGTCATTTAGAAAAGAAGCCAGACTGACACTGAAGCCGGAACTAAGGGCAACACCGTAATTCTACATTTACATGGTCGTCCTTACACCATCCTTCTTAACTGAACTGAGAGCTAGATTCAGCTTCCACCAGTTGAGCCACCATTTTCTGTTAACGGTTGTCACACAACCGTCTTCAcgcattcttcacaaaaatctAAATCCAAATTCTATTCCAAATCCAAATCCCCCTGTTTCTTCTCAACAACtcccatcattttttattttttccttgtattCATGAACACTGAATCCACTTCAGATTCATGAAGACATATAAAGGAATGCAGCGGCAGCAGAAACAACAACGCTTCACCAACCCCTTCACCCTTGTCACCGATGAAATCATCTTTGCAATCCTCGATTTTCTCGGCCACGACCCATTTTCCAGGAAATCCTTCTCGCTGGTCTGCAAGTCCTTCTACTCCGTCGAATCTCGCCACCGCAAAACCCTCAAGCCTCTCCGCTCCGATTTACTCCGTCGGATTCTCCTCCGTTACCCCGTTGTCGACCATCtcgacctctctctctgtcctctcAATGAGGGCGATTCGTGGGATGTGATATTGTCGCTGTGTAAGTCAACTCTGCGGTCTATTAAGCTTTCTCCATCGATGTTTTTCGCGAATGTGGGGTTCTCAAAGTTGGTGATGAACTGCTCGGCTCTGGTTGAGATTGATTTGTCTAATGCAACTGAATTTACGGACTCCGGGGCTGCAGCGATCGCCGAGGCGAAGAATTTGGAGAGGTTATGGTTAGTGAGGTGTAAGCTGGTTTCGGATATTGGGATTGGGTGTATAGCAGTTGGGTGTAGGAAGCTGAGATTGATTAACTTGAAGTGGTGTTTACGTGTTAGTGATTTGGGCGTTGGTTTGATCGCTATGAAGTGCAAGGAGATCCGTTGTTTGGATCTCTCTTACTTACCGGTAATtctgattttcttccttttctctctttgactctccttttggttgctgagaaaatgtaggaaaagggAAGACACTAAATTTTGAATCCATATTATATGTTCGTTTAAAGAGGTTTTTGGCTTGTAGAAAAGAAAGTGGAAATCTTGTATTAACGAAGCCAAAAAGTTAAGCACGATTAGCGGAGGATTTTGTTCCCTGGGTCCCATGTAAGAAAATTTTGGGGTTTCCAAATTATTGCATTTTCCTTCCAGTTTCCTACATTTTCCCAGCAACCAGTCAGGAAATTTCTTTGCTGAAACTTTTAGTTGCTGGTTTGATGCAATCACTAGTGTAGATTTACCTTATGGTACACGTTTTTAATATTGTTGTTGTGtgcttttttatatttagtgctGTTGATGATCTGTctatttctacttttttttccttgttcatGAACTTAAAGAGTTGCCTGTAGCTTTTAAGAAAACCATCTGGAAAAAAGTGGAAGATTTTTTTGCAaactatttcttaatttttcattagaagtatgaaaaaccaaaaatttgGTTCTCAACGATGCGTATGAAGATCCTGGTACCAATGTAGCATAGCTGGTCAGAACTGAATAATAGGGTGGTGATAAAACTgcaagttaatttatttttagttcaataTGTTGCAAGCGTGCTTGGGTCAAATGCACATTCTTCAATCTAGATGTGTTTACGTGTGAGGTTCAGCTACTATATGGAAATTGTATCAAACTGATCTTCAAATTGCAGATCACAAAGAAATGTCTTCCATCTGTCCTGCAACTTCAACATCTTGAAGATTTGGTTCTTGTAGGATGCTTTCATATCGATCTTGATGGCCTCACAAACCTAAAACAAGGTTGCAAGTCACTTGAGGTATCTGTCTTTCATTACCAAACTTAAAAGTGTTGTGTTGTAGTGCGTTACTGGCATACACCTTTCTGACACGGGATTTTCAATACACACATTATGAACTGAAAATTTTTCACTTTGGTTTTTCTGCAGGTGCTTAATATGTCAAATTGTCCTTGTATCAGTCATTATGGACTGTCCTTTATAACTAATGGTGCTGAATGCCTAAGGCAGTTTAACATATCATATGGTCCTCCTGTGAGTCTGAAACTTGTagtgctgattttttttttcttcttctttttgtttttgtaatttgGAATATTTCCAAGTGGCTCATTGCTTTTATCTATAATGGTGGTTCAGGTCACATTTGATCTAGCAAAATGTTTGCAGTATTTTTCGAATCTGCAATCTATTAGATTAGATGGTTGCATTGTTACATGTTCTGGGATGAAGGCCATTGGAAATTGGTGTGCATCTCTCAAGGAGCTGAGCCTAAGTAAATGCTCAGGAGTGACAGATGAGGGTCTCTCCTTGATTGTACAGGGACACCAAGAATTGAGGAAGCTGGACATCACATGCTGTCACAAGATAACTCAAGTCTCTATAAACAGCATAACAAATTCTTGCACCTGCCTCACTTCCCTTAGGATGGAGTCATGTAGCCTGGTTCAGAGCGAAGCTTTTGTGTTGATTGGACAGTGTTGTCAATTCTTGGAGGAACTGGATGTCACAGATAATGAAATTGACGATGAGGGTATATTTCACATTGCATCTTACCTGCCATGTGTAGAACTCACAgttattttagatgatttatTTTACATCATTTATGCAGGTTTGAAGTCCATTGCAAGGTGTTCCAAACTTTCTAGTTTAAAACTAGGGATTTGCCTAAAAATAACTGATGATGGAATCGCCCATGTTGGAACTGGTTGTCCAAAGCTTACCGAGATTGATTTGTACAGGTTTGTGAATTTTCAACACCTTTTTCTAGCTCATTTAGAACTGACTGCTGCAAGGACATGCTCCACACATGTTTGTGTGTGAAAGAGATGGACAAAAGGAAACAAGATTTGAATTGAAAAACCTATTTTGTGAAGTCAAATTTTACTCTTAAGCTTCTGAGTTTCTATTGTTCACTTCAATTTTTTGTCAACGCTGCTGGTATATGCTATTTAGCATGACGAGATTTGAAGTTTTGAACCTTACAGAGATGTACTGGTTCTATGTCCCTTATCATTTTGATATTTAGTGCAAGTTCTGGTAATAGTTTTTGTACACACAATTAAGATAGGTAGGAATTCCCGATGTAGAAGTAGGGATTTTCCTTCTTTGCTAGAATTGCTAACATAAGGACAGGTATCTTTAGGTCAGCAGTATGTCTGTTGAAGTCCGTCATTTCTGAACTTGTTTTCAGCATAATGTTTGATGAGGTTCCTTTTAAAAGGGCTAAGGTTTCTGTTGGATGGTAATTGAACTGTTTTTATCTTATTCAGGTGCATTTGTATAACCGATGTGGGCATTGAAGCAATTGCTCATGGTTGTCCTGATCTGGAGATGATAAACACAGCTTATTGTGATAAAGTTACAGATGCATCcttagaatcattgtcaaaaTGTTTGAGGTTGAAAGCACTAGAAATTCGAGGATGCCCTGGTGTCTCATCAGTTGGTTTATCAGCCATTGCTCTGGGATGTAGGCAGCTTATGATGCTTGACATAAAAAAATGTCATCATATTAATGATGTTGGAATGGTTCCACTTGCTcaattttctcaaaatctcaAGCAGGTAACTCTAGTTTTCCCACATCTGGTTAGTTGGAGTACTTAAGGATGACACTGAACTAATGACAATTGTTCATTTATTTCGTGCAGATCAACTTCTCATATTGTTCTGTGACGGATGTGGGGCTCCTGGCCCTGGCCAGCATTAGCTCCCTACAGAACATAACTATCCTGCACTTGACAGGATTGACTTCAAATGGCCTGGCAGCTGCTCTGTTGGCATGCAGAGGACTAATGAAAGTGAAGCTTCACAGATTTTTTAAGCGACTGCTCCCCCATTCCCTTCTTGATCACATGCAATCCCGCGGTTGTGTGTTTCAATGGAGGGACAAAGCCACCACACAGGTACTtcaatttttctcatttcattgtAGTTTTAAGTATCTGTGCCCAATTTTCTAGTCAACTTTGACCTCATTAATAAGCACCATGAAAGAAGTCCGAAAAGTTGAATTTGGATTTAACTTATTCTCCGTCTATTTCCTTGAATTCATGTGAAAAGAATGGACATTTGGATTTGCATTGTGCTGGTGGATGTAAGATTTCAAATTTTCGTTTCTCTTTGGCAAGCAAAAGACACCCAGTTGTCTGTTACCCTCTCTGGTGGACAGGGCACACTTGTATACCTTTAGTAAACAAAAAGGTGATGAATTTGATCATTACGAAATGACAATCTAATATGCCTGTGCCTTGCCTACCTATATTTATTGATCGATACCCCACATAAACTACCTGTCTTGCGTATCCTGTcggtgaaaaaaagaaaaagaaattaaacaagaAACAAATGTTGATTTGAACAACTTCACTATTGGTAGGTCTGTCAAATGTCAGCAGGTTGACAAATGGATAGGGAATTCTAGAGGTTTATGTAAGGAATcagatctaaaaaaaaaaaatactcaaaatgaTCCAGCAAACTCTTTGATTGTCCTAAAATTTGTACTCACACTTGGAAAAACTGCTGTCAAAATGTTGAGTGATGGTTCTCAAGTTGTCTGTCTTGGTTGACAGGTGGAAACAGACCCCATGGAATGGAAGCTGCATCTAGGATGATGGGCAATTACAGTTCCTGAAGCCCCCATCTCAGGAAACAGAGGTTAGATGGCCTGTACTTCTTCACCTTGTAGACTAAATCTTGACCTTTTACCGGCTAACGGAGTGCTTCTGGTCCCCATGCCCAGATACTGTACCCCTGTGATGCTGCAGACAAGACCGGCTTGGCCAAAAAGTTGGCCAAGAGTTTCAGTTTCGATGGAAATTCTAACTAATGGAGACTGAATCAGGTTTGCCTCTGCTTCTACTACAAGCATGATAGGGACATCcttgtttggttttaagcttCAGTTGCAGCCCC
The sequence above is drawn from the Vitis riparia cultivar Riparia Gloire de Montpellier isolate 1030 chromosome 6, EGFV_Vit.rip_1.0, whole genome shotgun sequence genome and encodes:
- the LOC117915874 gene encoding F-box/LRR-repeat protein 3-like isoform X2; this translates as MKTYKGMQRQQKQQRFTNPFTLVTDEIIFAILDFLGHDPFSRKSFSLVCKSFYSVESRHRKTLKPLRSDLLRRILLRYPVVDHLDLSLCPLNEGDSWDVILSLCKSTLRSIKLSPSMFFANVGFSKLVMNCSALVEIDLSNATEFTDSGAAAIAEAKNLERLWLVRCKLVSDIGIGCIAVGCRKLRLINLKWCLRVSDLGVGLIAMKCKEIRCLDLSYLPITKKCLPSVLQLQHLEDLVLVGCFHIDLDGLTNLKQGCKSLEVLNMSNCPCISHYGLSFITNGAECLRQFNISYGPPVTFDLAKCLQYFSNLQSIRLDGCIVTCSGMKAIGNWCASLKELSLSKCSGVTDEGLSLIVQGHQELRKLDITCCHKITQVSINSITNSCTCLTSLRMESCSLVQSEAFVLIGQCCQFLEELDVTDNEIDDEGLKSIARCSKLSSLKLGICLKITDDGIAHVGTGCPKLTEIDLYRCICITDVGIEAIAHGCPDLEMINTAYCDKVTDASLESLSKCLRLKALEIRGCPGVSSVGLSAIALGCRQLMMLDIKKCHHINDVGMVPLAQFSQNLKQINFSYCSVTDVGLLALASISSLQNITILHLTGLTSNGLAAALLACRGLMKVKLHRFFKRLLPHSLLDHMQSRGCVFQWRDKAQFSSQL
- the LOC117915874 gene encoding F-box/LRR-repeat protein 3-like isoform X1, which codes for MKTYKGMQRQQKQQRFTNPFTLVTDEIIFAILDFLGHDPFSRKSFSLVCKSFYSVESRHRKTLKPLRSDLLRRILLRYPVVDHLDLSLCPLNEGDSWDVILSLCKSTLRSIKLSPSMFFANVGFSKLVMNCSALVEIDLSNATEFTDSGAAAIAEAKNLERLWLVRCKLVSDIGIGCIAVGCRKLRLINLKWCLRVSDLGVGLIAMKCKEIRCLDLSYLPITKKCLPSVLQLQHLEDLVLVGCFHIDLDGLTNLKQGCKSLEVLNMSNCPCISHYGLSFITNGAECLRQFNISYGPPVTFDLAKCLQYFSNLQSIRLDGCIVTCSGMKAIGNWCASLKELSLSKCSGVTDEGLSLIVQGHQELRKLDITCCHKITQVSINSITNSCTCLTSLRMESCSLVQSEAFVLIGQCCQFLEELDVTDNEIDDEGLKSIARCSKLSSLKLGICLKITDDGIAHVGTGCPKLTEIDLYRCICITDVGIEAIAHGCPDLEMINTAYCDKVTDASLESLSKCLRLKALEIRGCPGVSSVGLSAIALGCRQLMMLDIKKCHHINDVGMVPLAQFSQNLKQINFSYCSVTDVGLLALASISSLQNITILHLTGLTSNGLAAALLACRGLMKVKLHRFFKRLLPHSLLDHMQSRGCVFQWRDKATTQVETDPMEWKLHLG